atataattatatataaagaaatTTCGATCATTTTATTGCTGCTTTTTTGTTTACAACTAGCTTCTAAATTTGACCTAAATCAACCAATTGATGAGTTTCAAGTTTCAACTATCTATCGTCCTAAATAGCAAAACCTTATCTTTACCTCTTTTAAGTTGATTGCTCCATAGTTAAGGGGCAACATACTTTCATTATAGACACGTGCTATGATTAGAACAAAAGGGTTTCTTTTTccacttttttaattttgttttccaTTTTTCTTAAGAAACTTGATTAAAATCATTTTCTTAACCtatgaaaattataaaaatattatttgtatataaaaaattaactattttttatttatataaaatataaattaaaaataaattaaataatatatatacataaatacataTACATAACATAACATTGTTGACTTTGTAATTAATCTTTTTATTCTTATcattttttacaaaattaaaataatatttgaataCTGCTAGGGAGCGTATAATGGACTAAATCCTTGGTTGAACATCTCATATCATAAATTTTGGGGTTCACCAAAAATCGAACTATTGAACTTTTCGAATTTAGAACTCTAATAAACTACTCATCCCAAAAGCATAacctaataaaataatataacattaataatcatatctctaatactttctAAATCTTCATTGTATATATTGTACGTTTAAGTCATTGGTCACTTATACCTTCTCTTTTCGTCCAAACCTCTGTAGGGGAAGACATGAAGATGAGTAATTGAGTAAGTAGTTCTCTTGTTTTTCTCACTTTTTCAGTTTGAGTTTGATATTCCCAAAGGCTTAGAAATATCATAGCAATGTTGAGAGTTTCTGTGTTACGCTCTTCATTCCCAATAATAcccttctcttcctcttcttcttcttcttcttcttcaaccttcgcctatttctcttcttcctctcctccttcttcttcgtCTTCGTCTTCTTCTCTTAACAGAATTATCCACAGAACCTTCCATTCCCACTCTCCTTCCCTTCCCTTCACTCTCAAACACTTTCAACCTATGACAgctcatcatcatcaccaccaTCATCTTCCCAACGCTTCAGGTAACTAAAAGTTTCCTTTTTTATGCTTTGTTATGAATATGGAGGATACCCAACAAGTAAaaaattcctttttttttcttcatttttattttgacaGCTTCATATGGCACTGGGATTGGTCCTGAAGGTAATAGAGAGATACTGGTGCAGCATTTGTTGGTCAAAGAAAATGACCAGAAGTTGCTCTTGGATCTTCAGCAGAGAATCTCTTCAGGTTTTGACTTAGACTATGAAACAAAGTTTCAATTTGTGTATGAATATGATAGGGTTTATATGTCAGTGAATAAATTGAGTTACTTTATATGATAGACTCTGTGACTCTGTATTGATTAATTGTTGTGTGTTTCAGGTGAAGATTTGAGTGATCTTGCTGTGGAATATTCAGTGTGTCCATccaaagaagaaggaggaatgCTTGGATGGGTCAGAAAGGGGCAAATGGTATGCTAGTTTCTGGATTCAAGCTTGTTTTGGGGGGTTTTAATAAAGTATTTGTAGTATGCCTTTGCATATTGTCTACCTTTTTTACAAGGTTTTAAGGTTTCTATGAATCACTGCCTTATGTAAACCAAGCTTTTTTTCTCGGATGCAAGGTGATTTATTTACTCCTGATTCAGCTCCCTCTTGTTTGTCACCATCTCTTATATCAATTGTATCTGGATGCATTAGCCTAAAGATGTATCAAACAGTAACTGTGACCGGTGACGGATAAAAGTAAACAAATAAAGTATGTAGTTATTTCGGGTCGGTGAGATAAGGGTAAATGATCATATG
The Arachis stenosperma cultivar V10309 chromosome 7, arast.V10309.gnm1.PFL2, whole genome shotgun sequence genome window above contains:
- the LOC130940659 gene encoding rhodanese-like/PpiC domain-containing protein 12, chloroplastic, coding for MLRVSVLRSSFPIIPFSSSSSSSSSSTFAYFSSSSPPSSSSSSSSLNRIIHRTFHSHSPSLPFTLKHFQPMTAHHHHHHHLPNASASYGTGIGPEGNREILVQHLLVKENDQKLLLDLQQRISSGEDLSDLAVEYSVCPSKEEGGMLGWVRKGQMVPEFEEAAFGAPLNKVVRCKTKFGWHLLQVLSEREESILQDIQPQELQVKMQDPNFLEEAQLIDVREPDEVAKASLPGFKVLPLRQFGVWGPEVATNFDPNKDTYVMCHHGMRSLQVAKWLQSQGFRKVYNISGGIHAYAEQVDPSVPTY